One segment of Paenibacillus pabuli DNA contains the following:
- a CDS encoding carbohydrate ABC transporter permease has translation MSTTQVSQARTERVTARRVKRRYAHSGAALLFLAPWLIGLLFLTLGPMLVSLYISFTDYSILAAPSWVGLGNYTTMFTSDKLFIQSLKVTFTYVAVSVPIKLIFALLVAMLLNKGIRGLGLYRTVYYIPTLLGGSVAIAMLWRKMLGGDGLLNGVLAMVGIKAPDWVANPKYALYSIVLLSVWQFGSSMIIFLAGLKQIPPEYDEASAVDGAGPFRRFFNITLPILSPVIFFNLVMQLITSFQSFTQAFVISNGSGGPVNSTLMYSLYLYKKGFSFFQMGYASAMAWVLVILIGVFTLLVFRSSKLWVHYEDGGKS, from the coding sequence ATGAGTACAACACAGGTCAGTCAAGCCAGAACCGAGCGTGTGACAGCCCGGCGGGTGAAACGGAGATATGCCCATAGTGGAGCAGCACTTCTGTTTCTTGCCCCATGGCTAATTGGTTTATTGTTTCTGACCCTAGGCCCAATGCTAGTTTCATTATATATTTCGTTTACGGACTACAGTATCCTGGCCGCCCCTTCTTGGGTTGGTCTGGGTAACTACACAACCATGTTTACATCGGATAAGCTGTTTATCCAATCGCTGAAGGTTACCTTTACGTATGTTGCTGTGTCTGTTCCGATTAAGTTGATCTTTGCTCTGCTTGTCGCGATGCTGCTCAACAAGGGGATTCGCGGACTGGGCCTTTACCGGACTGTATACTACATTCCAACCTTGCTTGGAGGCAGTGTGGCCATTGCCATGTTGTGGCGCAAAATGCTGGGTGGTGACGGCCTGCTCAACGGCGTGCTTGCCATGGTGGGCATCAAGGCACCGGATTGGGTTGCTAATCCGAAATATGCGCTGTACTCCATCGTGCTGTTATCCGTATGGCAGTTCGGATCGTCCATGATTATTTTCCTGGCAGGGCTGAAGCAGATTCCACCGGAATATGATGAAGCTTCTGCGGTAGATGGTGCAGGTCCGTTCCGGCGTTTCTTCAATATAACGCTGCCGATTCTGTCGCCGGTTATCTTTTTCAATCTGGTGATGCAATTAATTACGTCCTTTCAATCGTTTACACAAGCCTTCGTCATCAGTAATGGCAGCGGCGGTCCTGTAAATTCAACATTGATGTATTCCCTGTATCTATATAAGAAAGGATTCTCTTTCTTTCAGATGGGTTATGCTTCCGCGATGGCCTGGGTGCTGGTGATCCTGATCGGAGTGTTTACATTGCTGGTATTCCGCAGCAGCAAGCTGTGGGTCCATTATGAGGACGGTGGAAAATCATGA
- a CDS encoding ABC transporter substrate-binding protein: protein MLITKKWVTLFCMSLLLLLATACSGGSSGSTGSSGEGSEEGASGNIQLRMTWWGSQTRHDLTTKVIKLFEEKHPGITIKPEYSGWDGYFDKLTTQVAGSNAPDIVQMDYAFLTDFARRGALLDLTPYSESKELRTDDHDASMLKAGSIDDKLYAITLGVNAPGVIYDATVFKELGIEEPQESWTWQDFSDIAAKIAAAKGEGFYGSADVSGTTNMFEVFIRQTGKGLFEGGTMTATSEDLQQWFDMWGALRENGGATPAEVTASTTNALETRPISLGTAAMDFAWSNQLLTFQQVNKNQDHKLGIQVLPHGVNEKQIGEYLKAGQFLSGYAKTKHPKEVAMFIDFMVNDPEATAILGSERGVPVNSSIREKMQPTLPEAEQAIFQFIDVVSKNSSEIDPPYPQGFSEVDTSFKSASEQIAFGQGSTSDVIAQFIEGAKATLASSQ from the coding sequence ATGTTGATCACTAAAAAGTGGGTAACCCTGTTCTGCATGTCCCTGTTGTTGTTGTTGGCTACAGCCTGTTCTGGAGGATCTTCCGGATCTACTGGTTCATCTGGTGAGGGAAGTGAGGAAGGTGCCTCGGGTAACATCCAACTGCGCATGACCTGGTGGGGATCACAGACTCGCCACGATCTGACGACCAAAGTGATCAAACTCTTTGAAGAGAAACACCCCGGCATTACGATCAAACCGGAATACTCCGGCTGGGACGGATACTTCGACAAGCTGACTACACAGGTAGCTGGTTCGAATGCCCCGGATATTGTACAAATGGATTACGCTTTTCTTACCGATTTTGCCCGGCGTGGTGCACTTCTTGACCTGACCCCATACAGCGAGAGTAAAGAGCTGCGTACGGATGATCATGACGCGAGCATGCTCAAAGCCGGATCAATTGATGATAAATTATATGCGATTACATTAGGAGTTAATGCACCAGGTGTAATCTATGACGCCACCGTATTTAAGGAACTCGGGATCGAAGAACCTCAGGAAAGCTGGACGTGGCAGGACTTTAGTGACATCGCCGCCAAGATTGCGGCAGCAAAGGGCGAAGGTTTCTACGGTTCGGCGGATGTTTCGGGAACGACAAATATGTTTGAGGTGTTTATCCGTCAAACAGGCAAGGGACTATTTGAAGGCGGGACGATGACAGCAACCAGTGAGGACCTTCAGCAGTGGTTTGACATGTGGGGTGCGCTTCGTGAGAACGGGGGTGCTACGCCTGCTGAAGTGACGGCATCCACAACCAATGCATTGGAAACACGTCCGATCTCACTTGGTACGGCAGCCATGGATTTTGCGTGGTCCAACCAATTATTAACGTTCCAGCAGGTGAACAAAAACCAGGATCATAAACTCGGGATACAAGTGCTTCCGCACGGTGTGAATGAAAAACAAATCGGTGAATACCTGAAAGCAGGTCAGTTCCTGTCCGGTTACGCCAAAACCAAACATCCGAAGGAAGTGGCTATGTTTATTGACTTCATGGTTAACGATCCGGAAGCTACGGCCATTCTCGGTTCCGAGCGCGGAGTACCCGTCAATTCCAGCATCCGTGAGAAAATGCAACCCACGCTGCCTGAAGCGGAACAAGCCATCTTTCAATTTATCGACGTTGTATCGAAAAACTCCAGTGAAATTGATCCGCCTTACCCGCAGGGATTTTCCGAAGTGGATACCAGCTTCAAGAGCGCAAGTGAGCAGATCGCCTTTGGTCAAGGCAGCACATCAGATGTGATTGCCCAGTTCATTGAAGGCGCCAAGGCGACACTTGCATCGAGTCAATAA
- a CDS encoding carbohydrate ABC transporter permease, whose protein sequence is MIGQRNSAAWVVAKHVLISGIAFVMLYPVLWMLGSSFKPGHMIFTETWFWPQEWNFQNYMNGWTGIQGNPFSRFLTNSIVLSLGAVLGNVVSCSMAAYAFARLDFRFKATCFGLMLMTIMLPHHVTLIPQYILFNHLEWVNTYLPLVVPKWLATDAFFIFLMVQFFRGLPKELDEAATIDGCGPVRIYTKVIIPLAFPALVTTMIFTFLWTWDDFFSQLIYLSDVSKYTVPLGLRLFLDSSSQSDWGPMFAMSVLSLVPCFIVFMVCQKYFVEGIATSGLKG, encoded by the coding sequence ATGATTGGACAACGGAATTCTGCTGCCTGGGTCGTGGCGAAACATGTTTTGATTTCCGGCATTGCCTTCGTCATGCTGTATCCGGTGCTCTGGATGCTGGGTAGTTCGTTCAAGCCGGGACATATGATCTTCACGGAAACGTGGTTTTGGCCGCAGGAATGGAACTTTCAAAATTACATGAACGGCTGGACGGGAATCCAGGGTAACCCGTTCTCCCGTTTCCTGACCAACTCCATTGTCCTGTCACTGGGTGCGGTGCTCGGTAATGTGGTCTCTTGTTCGATGGCGGCGTATGCCTTTGCCAGACTGGATTTTCGTTTCAAGGCCACCTGCTTCGGCCTGATGTTAATGACAATCATGCTGCCACATCATGTGACGCTGATTCCGCAATACATCCTGTTCAACCATTTGGAATGGGTGAATACGTACTTGCCTCTGGTGGTGCCCAAGTGGCTCGCCACGGATGCCTTCTTTATTTTCCTGATGGTTCAGTTCTTCCGTGGTTTGCCCAAAGAGCTGGATGAGGCGGCAACCATCGATGGCTGTGGACCTGTACGCATCTACACCAAGGTCATTATCCCGCTGGCCTTTCCGGCGCTGGTGACCACGATGATCTTTACCTTCTTGTGGACATGGGATGATTTCTTCAGTCAACTGATCTATCTGAGTGATGTCAGCAAGTACACGGTGCCGCTGGGGCTGCGCTTGTTCCTTGATTCCAGTTCCCAATCGGATTGGGGTCCGATGTTTGCCATGTCGGTATTGTCGCTCGTGCCTTGTTTCATCGTATTTATGGTGTGTCAAAAGTACTTCGTGGAAGGAATTGCAACCTCCGGGCTCAAAGGGTAA